The Candidatus Woesearchaeota archaeon genome includes a window with the following:
- a CDS encoding Lrp/AsnC family transcriptional regulator → MDKINKSIIHQLSINSKAKLKDFTGNLPISKQSLLNRINYLIKDQYISPYTITNYFNLGKKNVHIHIKFEKINLSEINNIVLELTKKKSVVWVAETFHKYDLSIAVIYKNFKIVEDLVSEITKLSSNNIKKIDTIFIKENYYFSYNFNSNDRKVIKIHKTRQESLILRKKEDELLKIISSEGRFKLTELGNLLNLSANSVKYLIKELEKKEIILGYGGFINYLKLDYKWFQIEFEIYQDIDPIKKLLHFENIVFISRVFDSKIIIDFVSKNTTEVRDFVNEIERIIGKINNYEIYEILKIHKLEDPNLKN, encoded by the coding sequence ATGGATAAAATAAATAAATCAATAATTCATCAATTATCTATCAATTCTAAAGCTAAATTGAAAGATTTTACTGGAAATTTGCCAATATCTAAACAATCACTATTAAATCGAATTAATTATTTAATAAAAGATCAATATATTTCACCTTACACTATTACTAATTATTTCAACTTGGGGAAAAAAAATGTACACATACATATTAAATTTGAAAAAATAAATCTAAGTGAAATTAATAATATTGTTTTAGAATTAACTAAAAAAAAATCAGTAGTTTGGGTTGCAGAAACTTTTCATAAATATGATTTATCAATTGCAGTAATATATAAAAATTTTAAAATTGTTGAAGATCTGGTTTCAGAAATTACAAAATTATCTTCAAATAATATAAAAAAAATTGATACTATATTTATTAAAGAAAACTACTATTTCTCCTATAATTTTAATTCAAATGATAGAAAGGTAATTAAAATACATAAAACTAGACAAGAAAGTTTGATATTAAGAAAAAAAGAAGATGAACTATTAAAAATTATTTCTTCAGAAGGAAGATTCAAATTAACAGAATTAGGTAACTTACTAAACTTATCAGCAAATTCAGTAAAATATTTAATTAAAGAACTAGAAAAAAAAGAAATAATATTAGGTTATGGAGGTTTTATTAACTATTTAAAACTAGATTATAAATGGTTTCAAATAGAATTTGAAATATATCAAGATATCGATCCAATAAAAAAATTACTCCATTTCGAAAATATAGTATTTATTTCAAGAGTTTTTGATTCTAAAATAATTATTGATTTTGTTTCTAAGAATACAACAGAAGTCAGAGATTTTGTAAATGAAATTGAAAGAATCATTGGAAAAATAAATAATTATGAAATCTATGAAATACTAAAGATACATAAATTAGAAGACCCTAATTTAAAAAATTAA
- a CDS encoding asparagine--tRNA ligase encodes MVKPYKTNGKKLDYVGNKIFDSIPDVLNKIYSIKEFEERVNSFVKDKYWENISKINHRIFQSSNEFFVNIGSLFTILPLTTRMISSPGAVYGKEAIDYTTDTCPITLKWFESQKVAFLSESSQIYLELSLLQNNVDQVYSIYNSFRKEESDATHLSEFHHIEYEGHVSQVQNQKTAFDLIKKIIQDLLEYNLKDLEVFLSDDDIKELNDMANKENMKIITFKEALNSLYEDTRDKKYKEFTLKHFGSWEEVRITEIYGSLVGIREFPLLEVPFYHALVDDSNPKVADCLDIIWPGYREILGSGHRVRNIEELEEKSKIFNLPREDYKPYLQSRQFDKYKTSSGFGLGWERLVQGVLKMPFIWTASQFPRVDKTLKP; translated from the coding sequence ATGGTAAAACCATATAAAACTAATGGGAAAAAACTCGATTATGTTGGGAACAAGATTTTTGATTCAATCCCTGATGTATTGAATAAGATTTATTCAATTAAGGAATTTGAAGAAAGAGTAAATTCATTTGTCAAAGATAAATACTGGGAGAATATTTCGAAGATAAATCATAGAATATTTCAATCATCAAATGAATTTTTTGTAAATATTGGTTCATTATTTACAATTTTACCTCTTACCACTAGAATGATATCCTCTCCAGGTGCTGTTTATGGTAAGGAAGCCATAGATTATACTACTGATACTTGTCCTATAACATTAAAATGGTTTGAATCTCAAAAGGTTGCTTTTCTTTCAGAATCATCTCAAATATATTTAGAGTTATCTCTTTTACAAAATAATGTTGATCAAGTATATTCAATATATAATTCATTTAGAAAAGAAGAATCTGATGCAACTCATCTTTCTGAGTTTCATCATATTGAATATGAAGGACATGTTAGTCAAGTTCAAAATCAAAAAACTGCATTTGATTTAATTAAAAAGATTATTCAAGATCTTTTAGAGTATAATTTGAAAGATTTAGAAGTTTTTTTATCTGATGATGATATTAAAGAATTAAATGATATGGCTAATAAAGAAAATATGAAAATAATTACATTTAAAGAAGCTTTAAATTCTTTGTATGAAGATACAAGAGATAAAAAATATAAAGAATTTACTCTTAAACACTTTGGTTCTTGGGAGGAAGTAAGAATTACTGAAATTTATGGTTCTCTTGTTGGTATTCGTGAATTTCCTTTATTAGAAGTGCCATTTTATCATGCATTAGTAGATGATTCAAATCCTAAAGTTGCAGATTGTTTAGATATTATTTGGCCAGGTTATAGGGAAATTTTAGGCAGTGGCCATAGAGTTAGAAATATTGAAGAACTTGAAGAGAAATCCAAAATTTTTAATTTGCCAAGAGAAGACTATAAACCGTATTTACAGTCAAGACAATTTGATAAATACAAAACTTCTTCAGGATTTGGACTAGGATGGG